ACTTTGCCGCCCGCCGCATGGACAACAGCATTCGCAGCGTGCTGGCTGGCCACAAGGTGGATGAACTCGAAATCTGACTCCGACCAACATGACCCAGATCATCGTCCTACCCCACGTCGAGCTCTGTCCGGATGGCAGCGTGATCGAGGCCGCTCCCGGCACCACGATCTGCGACACCCTTCTCGAAAACGGCATCGACATCGAACACGCATGCGAGAAATCCTGCGCCTGCACGACCTGCCACGTCATCGTGCGCGAGGGTTTTTCCTCGCTGAATCCCGCCGAGGACGAAGAGGAAGACCTGCTCGACAAGGCCTGGGGGCTGGAGCCGCAGTCGCGCCTTTCCTGCCAGG
This region of Thauera sp. JM12B12 genomic DNA includes:
- the fdx gene encoding ISC system 2Fe-2S type ferredoxin, translated to MTQIIVLPHVELCPDGSVIEAAPGTTICDTLLENGIDIEHACEKSCACTTCHVIVREGFSSLNPAEDEEEDLLDKAWGLEPQSRLSCQAVVGETALVVEIPRYTINMAREGKH